A stretch of DNA from Danio rerio strain Tuebingen ecotype United States chromosome 10, GRCz12tu, whole genome shotgun sequence:
TGCATATTATAAAGGACACTGCAATGAATGCATATTTGAACTAATATGACCCCTTTCTTTATTTCCCCAGAAGTCCCCTGTACACTCAGAGGATGACAGTGAGCTGAAAAGAGACAGAAGCCTGAAGACAGTAAGTTTTTTCGATTCTGTGAGTGTCATATCCGGAGGTCAGAGCAATATGGAGCTTGGAGTTCAGACTGAGACCCAGCAAAGTTACATGAGCAGTGGACAGAATAAAGTGAAGCATGGGGGAGAAGGACTGGACAGCGAAGTTGCCCAGGAAATCCTTTACCTGGATGAGGTCCTTGAGGCCAACTGTTGTGATCCCAGAGCCGAAATGACTTCAAATGGGACAAGTTCCCCTGACACAGAGTCAATTAGAGTTCATGGAACTGGACCATCTGTGCACACTTGTGACACAACGGCCTTAAACCATCATGAAGTTGTTTTAGAAGGGAAAAAGCAGACAACTTTTGTTGATGATAATTACAACACCAAACCTAATGGTCATGCGGCGATGATAGGAAATAATGGCACAAGGTCACCTGAGTCGCCTAGGACGGCAATGAAGAAAGAGGCACGTTTTGAGCTGCGACCATTTCACGAAGAGAAAAAGCCATCGAAACTGTTTGACACCCCAACTGAGAAAGAAATTCGGGTGAAGAAAGTGAGACCCTCAGAAGAGGTCGCAGAGCTAGAGAGGGAAAGGCTGGAACTCATCCGGGGACAGGCAGTCAAGAAAAACCCTGGCATTGCAGCAAAATGGTGGAACCCACCTCAGGAAAAGACACTGGAAGAGGAGCTGGAACCAGAGCAGCTGGAGTCGCTTCGAAAGTATGAGGAGAGGAAGCAAAGGAAACCAGAAACCAACCGTATGCCGCAAGCTGCACCCAGACAGACTACCACCTTCATCCAACCTGAAATAGCAAATAAGGAGGACGTTGTCATGGAAGAGATTGACTTTTCTGCAGCTCGCAAGCAATTTCTGCAGATGGAACAAAGCAAGCATCCCACGGTCCCTAAGAGGAATGTGGCACCACAGCTTTACTCAGCCAAACCTTTCTTCAGGACTCCAGAGGTCACGCATGTAGAGAGGTCGTGCGGTTCTGTCACTGTTGCCAATCAGGAAGGGGTCACATCCTACGATGGAAGTGAAGTTACAACAGTCAAAGCTGAAAAGATTTACTGCTGCTCTGGAGAATCCTTCATACCCACGAAAGATGGATTATCTCAGAACGAGATGAAGGATGATGACTTTACTTGTGCCCGGGCAGTGATGACCATAGTGAAGGATGAGGATGTCGATTTGTGTCAACGTTCTTTCAACAGCTCCCACCACACAGAAGAAATCGACTCTGGGTTGGATGATCTATCACTACGGTCTCAGGACACCACTGTACTTGAGACGCTCTCCAATGACTTCAGTATGGATAACATAAGTGACAGCGGTGCATCAAATGAGACTATGAGTGCCTACTTGGAAAACTCTCTTGGGGAGTACTCTTTTCCCTCAACCCCGATGGCAACTACACCAATCAATGGAAAACACGAAATCAGTATCAAATCTCCAGGGGATCAGATTGGGACTTATCAGGGAGATGGTTTAACAGAAGAAGAGTTGGAATATCATGCTGGTATTCTTGTCCAAAACGCTATCCAGCAAGCCATTGCTCAGCAGAATGACAAATGGGAGCCACTTCAGGCTACACAACATTCGTCCCCCATCACAGAGAGACATGTGGAAAGTGTTCAACCACAACCCCTAGTGGAAAGACCCACTGTCACGCCACCTCCCAAAGTGCCATCCCCCCTACAGGAGAAAGAAACGGCTCCTCAAATAACTATAGCTCAAGCCACCCCAGTAATTCCAATGAACAATTACAAACCTCCCAGTCCGTCTCCTCCACCAAACGAGAAGCCAGAGTTCAGCTACTTCAGTAAGTACTCTGAGGCGGCAGAGCTCAGGAGCACCGCAACCGTCACTCGTGCTCAGGAAACAGAAGTGACCTCAGGGCCGTTCAAGCTGCGCTCACGCAAACAGAGGACCCTGTCCATGATCGAGGAGGAGATTCGAGCAGCACAGGAGCGCGAGGAGGAGTTGAAGAGACAACGGCAGGCGCAAACATTGCACCCACCGCGTGCACAAAAGCTGAAGGCCAGCACTCAGCCAAGCAAGCTGGTCCTCACTGGGAAGACAGCACCAGGTATGAACATTTACGTCAATATGTTTTCAACAACGATGGCgagatcacccaaaaatggagattatgtcagaatttactcactatttacaatTTGAGTTTCGTTCTTCTGCTGAAGACCTTCTGAAGTTGATCTTTGGAAGAAAATTGGAAAATTGTAGTGACCGGGTTCCAATTATCctaaaaatgtcttcttttggaACCAactgaggatgagtaaattgtgagtaaaGCTTCATTTTTTGGTAGAACTATCCCAAAAATAACAGTTGTGTtgcttattattgttaataattgcaAATTAAGATATTTCGGATAAAATCTAAGACCTCCCTGATCTTCCATTGACAGCAATTGTCTCTAGATGTTTAAAGTCCGGAAAAGTaccaaaaacatcctcaaaacagtccatgtgtctataaaaaaattatcaagaaGAATACTTTTTTGCATAcctaaaacaaaaattacaactTTATTCAACACTTTCTTCTCCTCCAGTATAGGACAAGAGTATCCAAAGAGTATCCagagtcctgcatagtttagctccaacttccttcaacacacttgtCTGTAGGTggctagtatacctagaaagaggttgattaactggttcaggtATTTCTGAtaggaactaaactttgcaggacaccggccctccaggacataGTTTGGGTACCCCTGGTACAGGGTATCCAAAGTATACGTGCAACATGCAACACACAAAGACACTCCCTACAGTGAAACTCAGGAAAGTCTttgaaactgttgaataaagtggttatttttgttttatgtgcacattAAGGTCTCTCGTAGCTTGATAATATACTGACTGGATCACTGAAGGCATGTGGTCTGTTTTGTATGGTTgtgtttttggtatttttctggTCCTTGAAACCTTTTTGGGGCTGTTGCTGTCTATGGTGGATGGGAGTGCTCTCGGATTTCATCTTAAATATCTTAATTAGTGTTCTGAAGCTCTaagagtttcccagagatgggttgcggcaggaagggcatcggctgcataaaaacgtgctggataagttgctggttcattccgctgtggtggccccggattaataaagggactaagccgacaagaaaaagaatgaatgaaagatctAAGAGGATTGAAATGACATAAGGTTGAGTAACTTataacagaatcttcatttttgagcAAGGGCAGAGTGACCATAGGGAACACCAGAACATTTCCCGGTGGCCCCATGGTCAATCGGGCCTGGCACTGTGAATCTGGTCTGATCCCCCACTTCATCCCCCCATTTCTCGGTCTTCACTTACCGATCGCTCAAGTGGCCTGGTGTTCAATAACTGTCTCTAGTAAATAAACTGTCCCAGTCCACCCctgtttttgagtgaactaatccATTAAGATGACTTCTTAAGTCGTCCCACAATTAACAGCCCTTCAAGACAAGCCATACATGATGCAAATGAGCTCTCAATCAGATAAAAGCTGCTCTTTGTACAGTTGTTCATAGATGGCAGATTGGTTTCGAGAAAAGTCTAATGCAAGCCAGGCGCTAAAACTGAAGACATTTCTGCCTCTGTAATTTGAGCTTTGTTGTTAATTAGCTGGTGATTGTCAGTCATATAACTGGAATCCTGGAAGTTCACTTCTTAGAGCTGCTTTAGTTTAGATTCTTTGCACGCCGTTGTCCCACAGGACTGCGCCCGCAGTTCAGCCTGAGTTACTTTTGCAAGCTGTGCTTTTTGAAGAGGCTTTAAAGAAAACTGCAGCAAAGACGCTGGGAAGATAGTGCTGTTTTCTACTTCATTAGCTTTACGACAGATGAATAATACTGTGTATTTACTGGGTAACAAATATATTTGCAAGCGTTAGGTATAGTGACAACTAACTATTATAATCTTTAAAACAGGATGCACATTAAAtgaatagtttacccaaaaaaaagtaaattcagtCATTATTCATTAACCCTTCGCTTTTTCAAAACATGCTTGAGTTTCTTTTTCTATTAAACATGAAAGTAGATATTTCGAAAAAAAAGCTGGCTGCTGGCACTCATCGACTACCATAGCATTCTTTCCAACTATGGAAGTCGGTAGTAAACTTACATTCTTCATCTTTTATTgttttcaatagaagaaagaactcataaaggtttaaaaccacatgacgaagaataaattatgacatcatttacattttgggtaaactatgcctttaaatgtttCCATTTGATCAGTTTAAATCCATGGGTAACAGGAGTTTCTCAACGCCACTGTCCCATAGAGGCTTTATTTAGCATGGTGTCATATGCTTAGCAGCACAGTATTTAATGTCATTGTGTCCTGTTCTTCTGGGCAATTGTCCATGTCTCATTTTTGATAATGAGATGTTTGTTTTGTACTGGAGAAGTTTATgtctgccctctagtggtcccaTAGGGAAGTAGACATAAAACCCTTAGTATTTTAtgtctaaaatgtattattttatatataaaaagaaaaactggGTCAGTAAACAAATCTGTTAAGTTatcttaatcgtttttacaaattgaagtagactgaacataaaacatttaggtTGTCCCCTTAAAAacacttaagaattgtgttgattgaAGGGACAGTTAaccctaaaaaaataaacatttatttttatagtcatttatttttgttttaacccTTTAtgatagggctgaacaatatatcgtttcagcatcgatatcgcaatatgtgtttctgcaatagtcacatcgcaggattagattatttatttaagtttaaaagataaagatattattaaatattatttactcattcgttttcctttgccacagcggaatgaacctctattattaaattttattttttttattaatttttatacactaatgaccatgttattttacatttgattgttcaatttctgtaaactgtaaaattaaaaaaagttaaggtaactcaaataaTTTATGGAAACCCATTGCaactttaaaaagtaatccataactgtgagtactgtgaacttaatccatttaattaataaagcaatttgagcacagtaaaacccaataaatgaatagaactcaaaccaactaagtactttaaaacccaaaaagttaaggcaactcaaatcgtttgaggaaaccgattactacaaaccatttgagttaaaaaaaaaactatatataaactctgtatgagtactgtgaacttgtaCTTGTTTTtgcttataatttattataatttatgcagatgcactgcatagaattATGCCAgttgatataaaataataaaatctttccaaatagagctattcaaatcatctggtgaaattatattcatattgcaatatacagttaaagtcagaattattagcccccctttaatttttcttttctttcttaaatattttctaaacgatgtttaacaaagcaaggaaattttctcagtatgtctgatattttttttattatcttattttttttatttcagctagaataaaagcagtttttaatcttttagacaccattttaaggtcaaaattactagttaagcctttaaatgtcactttaagctgtatgaagtgtcttgaaaaatatctagtcacatattatttactgtcatcatggcaaagataaaataaatcagttattagaaatgagttatgttctattatgtttagaaaagtgttgaaaaaaaatctgctctccgttaaacagaaattgaggaaaaaaatacacagggggtctaataattcaggggggctattaattcagacttcaactgtatatcgcagtaaaacaaaaatgcaatgtcagatttttccaatatcgtgcagcccttctTCATGGGTTTCTtactttaattaaacaaaaaaaaaaagcttgtttgaagaaagctggaaacctgtagtcATTGtttatctaaagcaggggtgcctaaacttggtcctggagggccggtgtcctgcatattttagggcctactcacactatgccatctgtaCCGTGCCTAAGCGTGGTTCatttgggctttggcacggtttgcttgtgtgtgagtgcaaaactcgctaaagcccgaaactgaaagcgagacgtgacttttaagggactgtttcatatggatttattaatcaatcttactgtttaATTAACGCAAaatgccgtagtttattaaatacacaaacccctcactgcacgactactgcgcaccttcagcaaacctcctcattcctgcagcacgagggctttgagattgtttatgagcgccaaaagtggtggtTCTGTgcagcgaaatatctgactgcgtgtcaccgcatccctaaggactgtttggcaaaatatctgactgcgagtcaccgcatccctaaggactaagGCGATATAACTGAATaattctccactgtgctgagcgagagcgctcactgaacagcgcagcatcgatgatgtaagcgtgcccaggcctgattgtagtgtgagtgcgggccgtcgggggagaagggaggggggacaagcgtactttggcccggtttgaggcaactaCATAGTGTGAATACAGccttagttccaaccccaattaaacacacctgaaccagctaatcaacttctttccaggcaagtgtgttgaaggaagttagagctaaactacgcaggacagcggccctccagagTTGAAAGTGTCAGCTGTTTAATGCTTAGTTAATTTGCTCTTGTATTTATGCAGTGTAGATAGTTTGTTTATTCAAACTGGCGCGATTTCTCTCAGCTTGCCCTGATTTAAAGGAATGAAGAACAGCATTGTGAGTGTCTACACTGAGTTCTCTGTGCTTCTAGTATCCATACTTGGGTCGTCATCAAGAATGTGTCTAAGACTCTTTCATGTCACTTAATTGATGAGGGATGAAAATCTTGCAGAAAAATACTCAAATTCCCAATGAATGCAGGCTACCTCAGAACTCCTTCGGGATTTgtcattttttgcatttatttttatggaaagtaaaTGCAAAGAATTAAACATTTTGAATCTCTcgattattattttgtattgcaATATTGTTTCTCAGAACTGCTAGTTCTTTGGctttctcgcaattctgacttcatttaaCAATATTAAGTTTACAATTCTAAGTACATACAAGTGTTGGTCATATGAGTATAATATCTTcaaaatgttgatttattttactaattacaGCAGTCCAGTCTTTAGCTCAGGTagtcatgggacgataactgttttcaaggtatacgaaatatggaaaaatcaaggttttaaagccaccaaaattttctgctatactatTCCTTCGgtatatgcaagttttttttttatgtttttgttttaagttttttaggacaacagtatctccagcagaaaatatatcaaaagaaatctgtgtttttgaaaccaataaagacagcagaaatcaatgattcatttgaattaattagcctgatgtttactgctccaaaatattataaatgtttcctaaaataaaacatattgtgttcgaTGGGGGGGTAAAGttcttgttttttacccagatatttaaaaagaacttattttaatcacaataccgtaaaacagtaaaactgtgaaatttttatccaaggttatcacaccaTCAGAATCTTAAACCGGCCCATACCTAAGCCCAGATGAGACGCTTCTGATGCTGTCTGTTGTTCAAGAGTGGCTTGACACAAGGAAATGCGACAGCTGAAACCCATGTCTTGCATACATCTCTAGTGGTTCTTGAAGCACTGACTCCAGCTGCAGTCCACTCTTTGTGAATCCCCCCACATTTTTAAATGGGTTTTGTTTCATAACTCTCTCCAGGGTGTGGCTGTCCCTATTGCTTGTACACTTTTTTCTCGAACATCTTTTTCTTCCCTTTGCCTAATAATGTGTTTGGACACGGCGCTTTGTGAACAGCCAGCCTCTTTTGCAATGAAATTGTGTCTTTCCCTCCTTGTTCAGGGTGTCAATGGTCGTGTATGTCAAAACTGTCAAACAAACCATCTTCCCCATGATTGTGTAGCCTACAGAATTAGACGGAGAGAGACCCTTTAAAGCCCTTTGTGGGTGTTTTAAGTTAATTAGCTGATAAGATGGTAGGCATGTgctagtataagattctgacggtatgataaccttagataaaaatatcccGGTTTTGTGGTATCACgggattactgctttaaaatatgttctttttaaatgtctggataaaatataaaatattttcccctatgaaagcaatatattttattttttgaaagatttaaaatgattttggaacagtaaacaagTCAGATTGACCGTAACACCACATTGGGTGTGCATTGTCATCTAATAATTCAATGGCACATTATCAATTATTTCTTACTTATTACTCCTGgcatatatttttaatgtgttcTGTGAGATATCCGGCGTGATATGGACCTGTAATGTGGTCAAaacctgcctggaactactttaAGTGTTGTATTTTCTACCCACGTGCAGGTAAAATTGAGAAGGTTCGTCCAGCTCCTCCAGCCTCCCCTTGCTCTTCAGACGGAGCTCTGCCGTCGCCTCTGTCTGATCTGGGCAGTGATGATTCTGGAGGAGCTCAGAGACCCAAGAACTTCATGCAGACTTTGATGGAGGACTTCGAGACACACAAAGTCAAGCGCAGGGAGAAAGCCGAGGACAACAGTGTAAGTCTCCTATGGCCAGAATCAATACTGTGTTTGTGAAAGTCATGGGATAGATCGATATGGAATAATTCATTGTCTGTGGTTTCTTCCTGTCTACACTACACATTGTTATCGCTGGTTACGACCAGTCAGATTAAGCGAAGATAAAATCAATCTTTATTTGGAAATAGGCCAATTCTACAAGTCAGACAGTAGAGAGTCGAGTTTTGCAGTTTTTGAATATATTTAGTCGATCTCCGGGTcttgcaggagcacttttagcttagcttagcataaataattgaatcagataagaccattagcatctcactcaaaattttttacaaaaaagtgtTGATAGTTGTCCTATTCAAACATCgactcttttgtagttacattgtgtagttaagaccaacagaaaatgaaagtTGCTGTTTTCTAGGCAGATatagctaggaactatactctcatacTGGTGTTATAACCAAGGAACTATGCTgcagtaccatggctgcagcaggcaccaTACTATGTAGCACTTTTAACTAGTAACCTAGCTGGAGACTACTGCATAATCAGTGTGGTGACCAGGGCCCGGTTGCATGAAAGTCCTTAAGCTAAGAAATCCCTTGGTGATTTAAATCACTAAATTTAATTGATTCAAATGAGTGATTTAATCGCTTAAATCCCTTAGTTTGAAGGTTATGGTTACCcgtatgccgagttcagactgcacgattttcaaagtcACGTCACAGAGGTTTTCCCACTGCATGATGaacatcataataccagccatacatgcAAAGCACAAATAAGGTCTTTCAATTTGGTCACGTCCTTCATCCTTTAACCAATctctgttttttaaatgtttgctcaCTTTTTTGCAATCTGAAGCGCGTCAAATGCACAAAACGCCCAATTTgcgcaacgcaatctcacggcaattcataacgtTTTGAtctagtagctaattcgtatgaatttgtacgatctaattcgtacaatttagtaagtTTTGCTCACCACCCAATGAAGactggggttgggtgccatgcgaATTTCGAATTtgtactaattagccactaaactgacaaaacgtaaaatacttgcgtttgctcgtgagatcaggctgatttgCGCCATAGTTTGTCTAATCCAATCTtagcattgacttcacatgtacaTCATTCGCACTTCATCCTCGTTTGCTTACGGTACAGGCTGTAAAACACCCCGCccccatgtaatgtaatgattgttcGGGCGCTCAAATACAATCACGTCTGCTGCGTATGTGACGTCTATAAATCatgtaaaacatttgcaaactgaaataaatatattttgattataGGGTTTAGAATAAGaggttttatgagattatttacctttttttcgattattttaaatttaatcaaGAATTTCGCAGGATCGCAAAAATTTGCGACTTTTGTTGATTATGTGTTGGATTTGGCTATCGTGAAATcccgaaaaactagggggtctgtaatagagctgtaatcgggccataaaaaatTAGGCCCGATAGGGCCTGAGTCCAACAGAATTCGTCTTGagcccgacaggtacattttgattgacagctttaacCCGTTTGCACCCCTACATGATTCAAATGTGCACAggcacagctcttttgcctttttcaAGTACACTCAACTTAATAGTGTAAAATTGTTGAGTGAACTaatttttttaagtcaacttaattcatttaattgtttgaAGAAGTTGATACAATATCATTTAAAGTTACATGAACAAAGGATTTGTCAACTCCAAAAATTGTTTGTTGTAACAAAAACCTGAAAAAGttacctggttgccttaaatttataAGTTGAATCAACTAAATATAGTTTGTTGAAACAACTAACTAAGACGTTTACACAATTGATCTATAATTAGGAGTTAAATGAACTTAAAGTTTGTTGCAACAATTAACAAAGTTTACAAATTTGACTCACAATTAAGACTTCCGTAATAACATTTTAACTTCAAGAATACATTTTCATTCAAGCAGATGTAAAGATATCaatttaataaattcatattGAAACTCATGTTTATTTTCAATGAAGCAGCTCcagataaacagatttattaGTATTCACTTCGCAAATGTTGACCATCCattcaaaaaaacatttgtagtcAATACATTAGCTTTCACTTGAATTGGCTGAGCTGATTCATCTATGGCTAAAATATCATCACATTGACTTGCATCAGAAACCTGCAGTTCCTCTTTTTCATCTCGTGCTCTGAAAGTGAGAAACCTTCGAGCTCATTTTGGAAAGTGAAAGATGAAGATGtagatttaaaaacacacacacacatccacaccaTCAAAAGCCTATTGAAAGAACACGCTGTTTCATGTCAACCACAGTCTTTCCCCTTTTGCTTTCTCGGATATCAGCAACATTTCTTCTAAAAGCTGTTATTTAGAGAACAAACCATGAAGTGCCTGTGTTTTGCAACTTTGCTGCACTGGCAGTAAAATCACATTCCATTATCATAATGCTGGCAATATAACAACTATTACTTTAAACTTGAGAGGGAATAATAGCATTGTTTTTGGCAAAGTAAACACTTTCCAGTgtgagtaaaataaattaatgacaaTAACGGCGGTTTTATGTTATACTTTTGCCAAGCGAAATATCCAAATGTTATTTAAATCCATCATTAGATGTTTCCTCAAGAACAGACAAAATTATATTTGGCGTCAGATTCAAATATGCTATTCCTCAGGGAGGGGTCTAACCAAAATATTTGAGATTGGGGTGGACCAGAATTAAAAGTTTAAGAACTGATGGCTTGTTCAATTTTGGTTTAATGAACAAACGTAATTTTATATACACAGAAAGCATAATAAATACAAGTAAAGTGTTGACTTTAAAGTTTCAAATAacatttggtgaaataaaatgtcaaaatattcataaaataatgTTCCAATGTCATTCAGCGTAACAGCAAAGTCCCCTTAAGTCAAGGCATTTCACgctgcggccatctttgaaatgcttcTCGGgtagtatgctcaggcattctgtctgaatgggaaaacatcaaattctccacaactgttagccaagcttacgattacattacaggaatcaccaataaaattaaacaacaactgtctcataagtttcatttctaaacattcaaatCAAACTAAATCTGCATTTTTCAGGTTGCCCGAGCTAACGCACATGTGCACTCAAAATGAAACGAGAACACGAGACCAACCTTATTTATGGCCGTGTTACACATGATCATCCTTTGGATAATGCTTTGTCAGATCACGCTGGACTTCTGAAGTAATttacaacttggtcttgatagcGAATCTCCTCCAGATATGACAGCAACATTTGTCAACTCTGG
This window harbors:
- the palm2akap2 gene encoding palm2 and akap2 fusion isoform X13, producing the protein MALQKSPVHSEDDSELKRDRSLKTVSFFDSVSVISGGQSNMELGVQTETQQSYMSSGQNKVKHGGEGLDSEVAQEILYLDEVLEANCCDPRAEMTSNGTSSPDTESIRVHGTGPSVHTCDTTALNHHEVVLEGKKQTTFVDDNYNTKPNGHAAMIGNNGTRSPESPRTAMKKEARFELRPFHEEKKPSKLFDTPTEKEIRVKKVRPSEEVAELERERLELIRGQAVKKNPGIAAKWWNPPQEKTLEEELEPEQLESLRKYEERKQRKPETNRMPQAAPRQTTTFIQPEIANKEDVVMEEIDFSAARKQFLQMEQSKHPTVPKRNVAPQLYSAKPFFRTPEVTHVERSCGSVTVANQEGVTSYDGSEVTTVKAEKIYCCSGESFIPTKDGLSQNEMKDDDFTCARAVMTIVKDEDVDLCQRSFNSSHHTEEIDSGLDDLSLRSQDTTVLETLSNDFSMDNISDSGASNETMSAYLENSLGEYSFPSTPMATTPINGKHEISIKSPGDQIGTYQGDGLTEEELEYHAGILVQNAIQQAIAQQNDKWEPLQATQHSSPITERHVESVQPQPLVERPTVTPPPKVPSPLQEKETAPQITIAQATPVIPMNNYKPPSPSPPPNEKPEFSYFSKYSEAAELRSTATVTRAQETEVTSGPFKLRSRKQRTLSMIEEEIRAAQEREEELKRQRQAQTLHPPRAQKLKASTQPSKLVLTGKTAPGKIEKVRPAPPASPCSSDGALPSPLSDLGSDDSGGAQRPKNFMQTLMEDFETHKVKRREKAEDNSFVHSVTSEVLEATRVTRRKSNMAVRWEAGIYANQEDAEEEEEEEEE
- the palm2akap2 gene encoding palm2 and akap2 fusion isoform 1 (palm2-akap2) (isoform 1 (palm2-akap2) is encoded by transcript variant 1) yields the protein MAEAELHKERLQALAEKRKRQAEIEDKRRQLDELVLQLQHFKSKAMRERWLLQGTPAALQEEDEDRRKQVEQDELHIKRLEDTIHRLESEICHLENEELQISAKEQVLRERLRETERSIEDLQKSLQNQDGDAVNYNCSQIPGLPELNSQTPVSASGDHQPPRKPALYAMEINVEKDRKTGATKILSASAVSPQDAHQRGVKVYDDGRKVIYEVRSGGSTTMENGTHAWSPGEMNQLMQQVGGKQQPSDGARVTVTPAEPQQTGGQLSAKEPKQDKKQNHSKGYEGEVTETPKASADKPVTMIFMGYHSIEDEEESKKLLGFDGTIKAEIVLIDEDDEKSLREKTVTDISTIDGNAADLVSGRPLSDTTELSSEGKEESSTKELPSTGSEKARSVLLTAENGLYPSATARFSDPQKSPVHSEDDSELKRDRSLKTVSFFDSVSVISGGQSNMELGVQTETQQSYMSSGQNKVKHGGEGLDSEVAQEILYLDEVLEANCCDPRAEMTSNGTSSPDTESIRVHGTGPSVHTCDTTALNHHEVVLEGKKQTTFVDDNYNTKPNGHAAMIGNNGTRSPESPRTAMKKEARFELRPFHEEKKPSKLFDTPTEKEIRVKKVRPSEEVAELERERLELIRGQAVKKNPGIAAKWWNPPQEKTLEEELEPEQLESLRKYEERKQRKPETNRMPQAAPRQTTTFIQPEIANKEDVVMEEIDFSAARKQFLQMEQSKHPTVPKRNVAPQLYSAKPFFRTPEVTHVERSCGSVTVANQEGVTSYDGSEVTTVKAEKIYCCSGESFIPTKDGLSQNEMKDDDFTCARAVMTIVKDEDVDLCQRSFNSSHHTEEIDSGLDDLSLRSQDTTVLETLSNDFSMDNISDSGASNETMSAYLENSLGEYSFPSTPMATTPINGKHEISIKSPGDQIGTYQGDGLTEEELEYHAGILVQNAIQQAIAQQNDKWEPLQATQHSSPITERHVESVQPQPLVERPTVTPPPKVPSPLQEKETAPQITIAQATPVIPMNNYKPPSPSPPPNEKPEFSYFSKYSEAAELRSTATVTRAQETEVTSGPFKLRSRKQRTLSMIEEEIRAAQEREEELKRQRQAQTLHPPRAQKLKASTQPSKLVLTGKTAPGKIEKVRPAPPASPCSSDGALPSPLSDLGSDDSGGAQRPKNFMQTLMEDFETHKVKRREKAEDNSFVHSVTSEVLEATRVTRRKSNMAVRWEAGIYANQEDAEEEEEEEEE
- the palm2akap2 gene encoding palm2 and akap2 fusion isoform X4 gives rise to the protein MRRSCSQYTVSFTGWLTSEDQGIVMAEAELHKERLQALAEKRKRQAEIEDKRRQLDELVLQLQHFKSKAMRERWLLQGTPAALQEEDEDRRKQVEQDELHIKRLEDTIHRLESEICHLENEELQISAKEQVLRERLRETERSIEDLQKSLQNQDGDAVNYNCSQIPGLPELNSQTPVSASGDHQPPRKPALYAMEINVEKDRKTGATKILSASAVSPQDAHQRGVKVYDDGRKVIYEVRSGGSTTMENGTHAWSPGEMNQLMQQVGGKQQPSDGARVTVTPAEPQQTGGQLSAKEPKQDKKQNHSKGYEGEVTETPKASADKPVTMIFMGYHSIEDEEESKKLLGFDGTIKAEIVLIDEDDEKSLREKTVTDISTIDGNAADLVSGRPLSDTTELSSEGKEESSTKELPSTGSEKARSVLLTAENGLYPSATARFSDPQKSPVHSEDDSELKRDRSLKTVSFFDSVSVISGGQSNMELGVQTETQQSYMSSGQNKVKHGGEGLDSEVAQEILYLDEVLEANCCDPRAEMTSNGTSSPDTESIRVHGTGPSVHTCDTTALNHHEVVLEGKKQTTFVDDNYNTKPNGHAAMIGNNGTRSPESPRTAMKKEARFELRPFHEEKKPSKLFDTPTEKEIRVKKVRPSEEVAELERERLELIRGQAVKKNPGIAAKWWNPPQEKTLEEELEPEQLESLRKYEERKQRKPETNRMPQAAPRQTTTFIQPEIANKEDVVMEEIDFSAARKQFLQMEQSKHPTVPKRNVAPQLYSAKPFFRTPEVTHVERSCGSVTVANQEGVTSYDGSEVTTVKAEKIYCCSGESFIPTKDGLSQNEMKDDDFTCARAVMTIVKDEDVDLCQRSFNSSHHTEEIDSGLDDLSLRSQDTTVLETLSNDFSMDNISDSGASNETMSAYLENSLGEYSFPSTPMATTPINGKHEISIKSPGDQIGTYQGDGLTEEELEYHAGILVQNAIQQAIAQQNDKWEPLQATQHSSPITERHVESVQPQPLVERPTVTPPPKVPSPLQEKETAPQITIAQATPVIPMNNYKPPSPSPPPNEKPEFSYFSKYSEAAELRSTATVTRAQETEVTSGPFKLRSRKQRTLSMIEEEIRAAQEREEELKRQRQAQTLHPPRAQKLKASTQPSKLVLTGKTAPGKIEKVRPAPPASPCSSDGALPSPLSDLGSDDSGGAQRPKNFMQTLMEDFETHKVKRREKAEDNSVLEATRVTRRKSNMAVRWEAGIYANQEDAEEEEEEEEE